In Eucalyptus grandis isolate ANBG69807.140 chromosome 4, ASM1654582v1, whole genome shotgun sequence, the following proteins share a genomic window:
- the LOC104441599 gene encoding F-box protein At5g03100-like, which produces MEFLPDCLIHHIFSYLPLEDVLKTSLLCRRWRYAGTVAATHLTFDGKIVNRFRNSVDYTSFVDSILTRCISPKVKTFHLTNLRYNERVRSKLDSWLKIVKERFVEEIRLSFYAPSMYGVYVLPASLYRLSSLVSLEVSSCRFSLDGTIGWPHLKFLSFENMELSEDVLKAIFMGSPLLESLELCHCRSLENIRIDTTSLKLLVLVSINLKNIWAPHLLSLRVSGNWGAFNEFRLDDVSSLVEAQLDIVIIPDVTYGTRRCCYFVKQLLEKLCGVRTIAINGSCLQALSVLEMEDEPSLLSKCQNLILHPGISQWDLPGIAYMLRSSQCLEILDIRLTGDRYLKLQLDKESKGRFNFDEEDFLCSRKGNFQLLAEHVKRVEISGLEAHSFGLKYLHALVKFVLGDIRVLEKVIIKADQCTQHGQESLQADVLSELLGVNRNLLGYGRASQNA; this is translated from the exons ATGGAATTCTTGCCAGACTGCCTGATCCACCACATCTTCTCATATCTCCCACTGGAAGACGTCCTCAAGACCAGCCTCCTCTGCAGGCGCTGGCGGTACGCTGGGACCGTCGCCGCCACCCACCTCACCTTCGATGGAAAGATTGTAAACCGGTTTCGCAATAGCGTGGACTATACGTCCTTCGTCGACAGCATCTTGACCCGGTGCATCTCGCCCAAGGTGAAGACGTTCCACCTCACCAACTTACGGTACAATGAGCGCGTCCGCTCCAAGCTCGACTCCTGGCTCAAGATCGTGAAGGAGCGCTTCGTGGAGGAGATCCGCCTGTCGTTTTACGCGCCGTCGATGTATGGAGTCTATGTTTTGCCGGcttccttgtatcgcttgagtTCGTTGGTGAGTCTGGAAGTCAGTTCGTGCCGTTTCTCGTTGGATGGGACTATTGGCTGGCCTCATCTTAAGTTCTTGTCGTTTGAAAATATGGAGTTGAGTGAAGATGTGCTCAAGGCAATTTTCATGGGAAGTCCTCTTTTAGAGTCCCTTGAGCTGTGCCACTGCAGGTCGCTCGAGAACATTAGAATAGATACCACAAGTTTGAAATTGTTGGTACTCGTCTCCATTAATCTTAAGAACATCTGGGCACCGCATCTGCTGTCATTGCGCGTATCTGGGAACTGGGGGGCTTTTAACGAGTTCAGACTTGACGACGTATCATCTTTGGTAGAAGCCCAGTTGGATATTGTCATTATACCTGATGTAACATATGGCACGAGGAGATGCTGCTACTTTGTGAAGCAACTTTTGGAGAAGCTGTGCGGTGTTCGCACAATCGCCATTAATGGTTCGTGTTTGCAG GCTCTGTCTGTGCTAGAGATGGAAGACGAGCCATCTCTATTGTCAAAATGTCAGAATCTGATACTACATCCAGGTATTAGTCAATGGGACCTTCCCGGGATAGCATACATGCTACGAAGTTCACAGTGCCTGGAAATATTAGATATACGCCTGACTGGTGACCGCTATTTGAAG CTCCAGCTTGACAAAGAATCTAAAGGACGTTTTAACTTTGATGAAGAAGATTTTTTGTGTTCAAGGAAGGGGAACTTCCAACTTTTGGCAGAACATGTCAAGAGAGTTGAGATTTCCGGTTTGGAAGCCCATAGTTTTGGGTTGAAATATCTGCATGCCCTGGTTAAGTTTGTTCTTGGCGATATACGCGTGTTGGAGAAGGTGATTATCAAGGCTGATCAATGCACACAACATGgacaagaaagtcttcaagccGATGTTCTTTCGGAACTACTTGGTGTGAACCGAAATTTGCTCGGCTATGGAAGAGCTTCCCAAAATGCTTGA